A stretch of DNA from Microbacterium sp. LWS13-1.2:
AATCTCGACGGTGTGTTCGCGCACCTGCCGAACGTCGCCTGGACCACCGCCGGTCCGATTCATCCCGACACGCTGACCAGGCTTCGCCCTTATCTCGCGCGCGACGGGATCCAGGTGCAGGGTCTCGACAAGTTTCCGCGCCTGCTCGACTACGTCACGCCCCCGGGCGTGCGGATCGCCGACGCCTCGCGCGTGCGCCTGGGCGCCTACCTCTCACCGGGCACGACGGTCATGCACGAAGGGTTCGTCAACTTCAACGCCGGCACGCTCGGACAGAGTATGGTCGAGGGCCGCATCTCGCAGGGCGTCGTCGTCGGCGACGGCAGCGACATCGGCGGCGGCGCGTCGATCATGGGCACCCTGTCCGGCGGGGGAACGCACAGGGTCTCGGTCGGTGCGCGGACGCTGCTCGGCGCGAACGCCGGCATCGGCATCTCACTGGGCGACGACTGCGTGGTCGAGGCGGGCCTCTACGTCACCGCCGGCACCAAGGTGGTGCTTGCGGACGAGCCGGGTCGCGCGGACGGCTCGCCCACGACGGTCAAGGGCGCCCAGCTGTCGGGGGTGGCCGGGCTGCTGTTCCGTCGCAACTCGCTGACGGGTGCCGTCGAGGCGGTCCGGCGTGCGGGCGTCGGCGTGACACTCAACGAGGCGCTGCACGCCTGACATCAGCCGGCCGGCCGCATCGCCGACGTGGGAGGTGAGGCCGGTCGTACGAGATCAGCGGCGGATCGCGTTGATCGCCAGGTTGAGCACGCGCTGGCGCTGAGCCTCGTCGTCGAACGAGGCGACGGCTGCGACCCCTGAAACGAGCTTGACGACGTCGCCGATGGAGATGTCGGGATCGACGTCGCCGGCCGTCTGTGCGCGCTCAAGCAGCGGCTCACCGGCCGACAGCATGATCGTCCGACACTCGGCGAGCACCGGAGACCGGCGGTTCAGTCCGTCCAGCAGCGCGTGCTTCGTGCCGACGTACGTCACGAAGCGGTCGAGCCAGGCGCGCAGCGCATCCCAGGGCTCGAGGTCGGCGACCTCATCGGCGGCGCGCGCGAGCGCATCGACTTCGCCGAGGTAGAGCGTCTCGATCAGGTCGTCGCGGGTCGGGAAGTTGCGGTAGAGCGTGCCGATGCCGACCCCGGCGCGACGCGCGATGTCTTCCAGGGACGCGGCCGAGCCCTCCTCGGCGAACGCCTCGCGCCCGGCGGCGACCAGGGCGTCGAAGTTGCGCGCGGCGTCGGCCCGCTGGGGACGGCGCGCATCCAGCGCGGATACCCGCTCGACGACCGACATTCCGACGACCTCCCGTGGTGCTGCTGACTGCGACCGCCGAGACGGTTGCATATCCGTACGAAGTGGTGGTTGCGAAACGGAGGGGCCCTCCGCTAATCTCTAAGCGGAGGCTTCCTCCGTTCGGAGACCTACCTCCACTCTACTCCGCATTCATCGGATCCGCACCCATCGGAAGGCCCGTCGATGCCCGCCATCCCCTTCACTCCTCGCGCAGCGTTCGCGGCGATCGCTCTCAGCGTCGCCTCGCTCGCGCTGCTGCAGAACCTCGTCATTCCCGTCATCCCGTTGATCGCCGCCGACTTCGGCGTGACGGCGGATGCGGCATCCTGGACCAACACCTCGTGGCTCATCGCCGCCGCTGTGGCCACTCCCCTCCTCGGCCGGATCGGCGACCTGCGCGGCCGCCGCAACACGTTCCTCGCCGTCCTGGGCGTGGTCGCTATCGGCGACATCGTTGCATCGTTCGCGCCGAACCTGCAGATCCTGATCCTTGCCCGCGTCCTGCAGGGAATCGGCGGCGCGCTCTTCCCGCTCGCCTTCGGCCTGCTGCGCGATGTGATGCCCCGCCACCAGCTCACCGGCGCGATCGGCGCCACGAGTGCGATCATCGGCATCGGCGGCGCGGCGGGCAGCGTCCTCGCCGGTCCTCTCGCCGAGCTGCTGGGCTGGCAGGGCATCTTCGCGGTGCCGTTCGTCGCCGCCGTGGCCGGGATCGCGCTGACCGCGATGCTCGTGCCGCCGGCGGGGCTGCGCGCCACGGGAAGCGTCAACGTCGTCTCGGCAGTCCTGCTCTCGGGCTGGCTCATCGCGCTGCTGGTTCCGCTCAGCTCGGGAGCCCGCTGGGGCTGGACCTCCCCGCTCACACTCGGCATGTTCGCTGCGGCGACGGTGCTCGTCGTCGCCTGGGTCGTCGCGGAGCTGCGCTCCGACAACCCTCTCGTGGATCTGCGCCTGATGGCGACGCGCGCCATCTGGCCGGTCAACACCGCCGCACTCCTCATCGGCGCTGCCGCCTTCGGATTCTGGGGCTACCTGCCCCAGTTCCTCGAGACGCCCGCCGACTCAGGATGGGGCCTCGGGCTCGGGGTGCAAGCGGCAGGACTCGCGCTGCTCCCGCTCCTCATCGGCATGTCGAGCGTCGGCTTCGCCACGGGAGCGATCGCACGCGTCATCCCGCTCCGACTCATGATGGCGCTCGGCGCGCTGCTCATGGCGGGTGGCGTGGTGTTCGCCGTTTTCGACCACGAGACGGTCCTGACCCTCGCCATCGCGGGCGGCGTGTTCGGGCTCGGCATCGGGCTCGCCTATGCCTCCACCGCGAGCATCATCGTCGAGAGCGTGCCGGCGGACCGCACCGGTATCGCGACCGGCGTCAACGCCAACCTCCGCACCATCGGATCGGCGATCGGCTCGGCCTTCACGACAGCGATCGTGTTCGGCTCGGTCGCCCCCGGCGGATCCCCCGCCGTCGACGGATACGCCGTCGCGTGGCTGACCCTCGCCGCCGGCGCCGTGGTCGCTGCGGTCATCGTGCTGCTCGTCCGGCCGCGTCGATCGACGGATGCCGCGACCACGCCCTCCGACGAGGAGAGAGCAGACGTGCCCGCCGCCCTCGCCGAGATCGCCTGACCGCCGGGCGACTCGAATGACGGATGCCGTGCCCCTCGGGGCGCGGCATCCTCGTTCTGCCGTCGATCACGCGGTGGAGCGCTCGTCGACGCAGGCCGGGTCAGGACAGACCCGGGTAGCTCCGCTCCTCGGCGCCGACGTACAGCTGCTGCGGGCGGCCGATCTTGGTCTGCGGGTCGCCGGCGGCCTCGCGCCACTGCGCGAGCCAGCCGGGCAGGCGCCCGATGGCGAACAGCACCGTGAACATCCGGGTCGGGAACCCCATCGCCTTGTAGATCACGCCGGTGTAGAAGTCGACGTTCGGATACAGCCGGCGGTCCTGGAAGTACGCGTCGTTGAGAGCGATCTCTTCGAGCTCCTTGGCGAGATCGAGCAGCGGGTCGCTGACGCCGAGAGCGTTCAGCACCTCGTCGGCCGACTCCTTCACGAGCTTGGCGCGCGGGTCGTAGTTCTTGTAGACGCGGTGTCCGAAGCCCATGAGCTTCACGCCGTCTTCCTTGTTCTTCACGCGCTCGACGAAGCGCTGGACGCTCTCACCGGAGTCGCGGATGCGCCCGAGCATGTCGAGCACGGCTTCGTTCGCGCCGCCGTGCAGCGGCCCGTAGAGCGCGTTGATGCCGGCCGAGATCGACGAGAACTGGTTCGCGCCGGTCGAGCCGA
This window harbors:
- a CDS encoding helix-turn-helix domain-containing protein, with protein sequence MSVVERVSALDARRPQRADAARNFDALVAAGREAFAEEGSAASLEDIARRAGVGIGTLYRNFPTRDDLIETLYLGEVDALARAADEVADLEPWDALRAWLDRFVTYVGTKHALLDGLNRRSPVLAECRTIMLSAGEPLLERAQTAGDVDPDISIGDVVKLVSGVAAVASFDDEAQRQRVLNLAINAIRR
- a CDS encoding MFS transporter — encoded protein: MPAIPFTPRAAFAAIALSVASLALLQNLVIPVIPLIAADFGVTADAASWTNTSWLIAAAVATPLLGRIGDLRGRRNTFLAVLGVVAIGDIVASFAPNLQILILARVLQGIGGALFPLAFGLLRDVMPRHQLTGAIGATSAIIGIGGAAGSVLAGPLAELLGWQGIFAVPFVAAVAGIALTAMLVPPAGLRATGSVNVVSAVLLSGWLIALLVPLSSGARWGWTSPLTLGMFAAATVLVVAWVVAELRSDNPLVDLRLMATRAIWPVNTAALLIGAAAFGFWGYLPQFLETPADSGWGLGLGVQAAGLALLPLLIGMSSVGFATGAIARVIPLRLMMALGALLMAGGVVFAVFDHETVLTLAIAGGVFGLGIGLAYASTASIIVESVPADRTGIATGVNANLRTIGSAIGSAFTTAIVFGSVAPGGSPAVDGYAVAWLTLAAGAVVAAVIVLLVRPRRSTDAATTPSDEERADVPAALAEIA
- the dapD gene encoding 2,3,4,5-tetrahydropyridine-2,6-dicarboxylate N-succinyltransferase, whose translation is MTEERWVWGVGLATTAEDGTVLDTWFPSPSAGRIPLGFDPQLAPDQLDHLAVADPRRAVSVDVVAVEADLDAPPSSTPDAYLRLHALSHLLVRPNEVNLDGVFAHLPNVAWTTAGPIHPDTLTRLRPYLARDGIQVQGLDKFPRLLDYVTPPGVRIADASRVRLGAYLSPGTTVMHEGFVNFNAGTLGQSMVEGRISQGVVVGDGSDIGGGASIMGTLSGGGTHRVSVGARTLLGANAGIGISLGDDCVVEAGLYVTAGTKVVLADEPGRADGSPTTVKGAQLSGVAGLLFRRNSLTGAVEAVRRAGVGVTLNEALHA